In the genome of Saccopteryx leptura isolate mSacLep1 chromosome 10, mSacLep1_pri_phased_curated, whole genome shotgun sequence, one region contains:
- the LAMB2 gene encoding laminin subunit beta-2, with protein sequence MEWAAGQRGRDPQGQPGPWELRVGLLLSVLAASLAQAPAPDMPGCSRGSCYPATGDLLVGRADRLTASSTCGLHGPQPYCIVSHLQDEKKCFLCDSRRPFSARDNPTSHRIQNVVTSFAPQRQAAWWQSENGVSVVTIQLDLEAEFHFTHLIMTFKTFRPAAMLVERSADFGRTWHVYRYFSYDCGADFPGVPLAPPRHWDDVVCESRYSEIEPSTEGEVIYRVLDPAIPIPNPYSPRIQNLLKITNLRVNLTRLHTLGDNLLDPRREIREKYYYALYELVVRGNCFCYGHASQCAPAPGAPTHAEGMVHGACVCKHNTRGLNCEQCQDFYHDLPWHPAEDGHSHACKKCECHGHTHSCHFDMAMYLASGNVSGGVCDGCQHNTAGHHCELCRPFFYRDPAKGLRDPAVCRACDCDPMGSQDGGRCDPHDDPALGLVSGQCRCKEHVMGSRCQQCRDGYFGLSASDPVGCQRCQCDARGTVPGGTPCDPNSGTCFCKRLVTGQGCNRCLPGHWGLSHDLLGCRPCDCDVGGALDPQCNEATGQCHCRQHMVGRRCDQVQPGYFRPFLDHLTWEAEDTRGQELDVVERLATPRETPTWTGTGFVRLREGQALEFLVTSVPRAMDYDVLLRLEPQVPEQWAEVELTVQRPGSVSARSPCGHVLPKDDHISGTLQPDARFMVLPRPVCLEPGVSYKLQLKLLRTGGSAQPGTPYSGPSLLIDSLVLLPRVLVLEMFSGGDAAALERRATFERYRCHEEGLVPSKTPPSEACAPLLISLATLLYNGALPCQCDPQGSLSSECHPHGGQCLCKPAVVGRRCELCAPGYYGFGPTGCQACQCSPEGSLSSLCEGVSGQCPCRAGAFGLRCDRCQRGQWGFPSCRPCVCNGHADECDSHTGACLGCRDHTGGERCERCIAGFHGDPRLPYGGQCRPCPCPEGPGSRRHFATSCHRDGYSQQIMCHCRAGYTGLRCEACAPGHFGDPSRPGGQCQPCECSGNIDPTDPDACDPHTGQCLRCLHHTEGPHCAHCKPGFHGQAVRQSCHRCTCNVLGTDPQQCPSSDQCNCDPSSGQCPCLPNVQGLSCDRCAPNFWNLTSGRGCQPCACHPSRARGPTCNEFTGQCHCHAGFGGQTCAECQELHWGDPGLQCRACDCDPRGIDTPQCHRSTGHCSCRPGVSGVRCDQCARGFTGVFPACHPCHACFGDWDRVVQDLAARTRRLEQRVQELQQTGVLGAFESSFWRIQEKLGTVQGIVRARNTSAASTAQLVEATEELRRQIGEATERLTQLEAELTAVQDENFNANHALSSLERDGLALNLTLRQLDQHLDLLKHSNFLGAYDSIRHAHGLSAEAERRANTSALTVPSPVSNSANTRHRTEVLMGAQREDFHRKHMANQRALGELSTRAHSLSLTGINELVCGAPGDAPCATSPCGGAGCRDEDGQPRCGGLSCSGAVAMADLALGRARHTQTELQRALAEGGGILSQVAETRRQAGEAQQRAQEALDKANASRGQVEQANQELRELIQSVKDFLSQEGADPDSIEVVATRVLQLSIPASPEQIQHLAGEIAERVRSLADVDTILARTVGDVHRAERLLQDAQRARSRAEGEKQKAETVQAALEEAQRAQGAAHGAIQGAAVDTRDTEQTLHQVQERMTGAEQALSSAGERAQQLDGLLEALKLKRAGNSLAASSAEETASNAQGRAREAEKILEGPLGDQYQTVKALAERKTQGVLAAQARAEQLRDEARGLLQAAQDKLQRLQELEGTYEQNERALEGKAAQLDGLEARMRSVLQDINLQVQIYNTCQ encoded by the exons ATGGAGTGGGCCGCGGGGCAACGAGGGAGGGACCCGCAGGGACAGCCTGGGCCCTGGGAGCTCCGTGTGGGCCTGCTGCTGAGTG TGCTGGCCGCCTCCCTGGCCCAGGCCCCAGCCCCGGATATGCCAGGCTGTTCTCGGGGAAGCTGCTACCCTGCCACTGGGGACCTGCTGGTGGGCCGAGCTGACAGACTGACCGCCTCATCTACCTGTGGCTTGCATGGCCCCCAGCCTTACTGTATCGTCAGTCACCTGCAG GACGAGAAGAAATGTTTTCTGTGTGACTCCCGGCGCCCCTTCTCTGCTAGAGACAACCCAACCAGCCATCGCATTCAGAATGTAGTCACCAGCTTTGCGCCGCAACGCCAGGCAGCCTGGTGGCAGTCAGAGAACG GTGTCTCTGTGGTCACCATCCAGCTGGACTTGGAGGCTGAGTTCCATTTCACACACCTCATTATGACTTTCAAG ACATTTCGCCCTGCCGCCATGCTGGTGGAGCGCTCAGCAGACTTTGGACGCACCTGGCATGTGTACCGATATTTCTCCTATGACTGTGGGGCTGACTTCCCAGGAGTCCCACTGGCCCCCCCACGGCATTGGGATGATGTTGTCTGTGAGTCCCGCTACTCAGAGATCGAGCCGTCCACTGAAGGCGAG GTCATCTATCGCGTACTGGACCCTGCCATTCCTATCCCAAACCCCTATAGCCCACGGATCCAGA accTACTAAAGATCACCAACCTAAGGGTGAACTTGACACGGCTACACACACTGGGGGACAACTTGCTTGATCCACGACGGGAGATCCGAGAGAAGTACTATTATGCCCTTTATGAGCTGGTTGTGCGTGGCAACTGCTTCTGCTATGGACACGCCTCACAGTGTGCACCTGCCCCGGGAGCACCAACCCACGCGGAGGGCATG GTCCATGGGGCCTGCGTTTGCAAACACAATACTCGTGGCCTCAACTGTGAGCAGTGTCAAGATTTCTATCATGATCTTCCCTGGCATCCAGCCGAGGATGGCCACAGCCATGCCTGCAAGA agTGCGAGTGCCATGGGCACACCCACAGCTGCCACTTTGACATGGCCATGTACCTGGCATCTGGCAATGTGAGTGGAGGTGTGTGTGACGGATGTCAGCACAACACAGCTGGGCACCACTGTGAGCTCTGTCGACCCTTCTTCTACCGCGACCCAGCCAAGGGCCTGCGGGACCCAGCCGTGTGCCGTG CCTGTGACTGTGACCCCATGGGTTCCCAAGATGGTGGCCGCTGTGATCCTCACGATGACCCTGCGCTTGGGCTGGTCTCGGGCCAGTGTCGCTGCAAAGAACATGTGATGGGCTCTCGCTGCCAGCAGTGCCGTGATGGTTACTTTGGGCTCAGTGCCAGTGACCCTGTAGGCTGCCAGC GGTGTCAGTGCGACGCACGGGGCACAGTCCCCGGGGGCACCCCTTGTGACCCCAACAGTGGAACCTGTTTCTGCAAGCGCCTAGTGACCGGACAAGGCTGCAACCGCTGCCTG CCTGGCCACTGGGGCCTGAGCCACGACCTGCTAGGCTGCCGTCCGTGTGACTGTGACGTGGGTGGTGCCTTGGACCCCCA ATGCAATGAAGCCACGGGTCAGTGCCACTGCCGCCAGCACATGGTGGGGCGACGCTGTGATCAGGTGCAGCCTGGCTACTTCCGGCCCTTCCTTGACCACCTAACATGGGAGGCTGAGGACACCCGAGGCCAG gAGCTTGATGTGGTGGAGCGCCTGGCCACCCCCAGGGAAACTCCAACCTGGACAGGCACAGGCTTCGTTCGGCTGCGGGAAGGCCAGGCACTGGAGTTCCTGGTGACCTCTGTGCCAAGAGCCATGGACTACGATGTGCTGCTGCGCTTGGAGCCCCAG GTTCCTGAACAATGGGCGGAGGTAGAGCTGACCGTGCAGCGCCCAGGGTCTGTGTCTGCCCGCAGCCCATGTGGGCACGTGTTGCCCAAGGATGACCACATCTCAGGGACTCTGCAACCAGACGCCAG gttcATGGTGCTTCCCAGACCTGTCTGCCTTGAGCCTGGAGTCTCCTACAAGCTTCAGCTGAAGCTGTTGAGAACAGGGGGAAGTGCCCAGCCTGGGACCCCCTACTCTGGACCCAGCCTGCTCATTGACTCG CTGGTGCTGCTACCGCGTGTCCTGGTGCTTGAGATGTTCAGTGGGGGTGACGCGGCCGCCCTGGAACGCCGCGCCACCTTTGAACGCTACCGCTGCCACGAGGAGGGTCTGGTGCCCAGCAAGACCCCGCCCTCTGAGGCCTGCGCCCCCCTCCTCATTAGCCTGGCCACCCTGCTCTACAATGGTGCCCTGC CCTGTCAGTGTGACCCCCAGGGCTCGCTGAGTTCCGAGTGCCACCCTCACGGTGGCCAGTGCCTGTGCAAGCCTGCCGTGGTGGGGCGCCGCTGTGAACTCTGTGCCCCCGGCTACTACGGCTTTGGCCCCACTGGCTGTCAAG CCTGCCAGTGCAGCCCCGAGGGCTCGCTCAGCAGCCTGTGCGAAGGGGTCAGCGGGCAGTGCCCCTGCCGAGCCGGTGCCTTTGGGCTCCGCTGCGACCGCTGCCAGCGTGGCCAGTGGGGATTCCCCAGCTGCCGGCCTTGTGTCTGCAACGGCCACGCAGACGAATGTGACAGCCACACGGGCGCTTGCCTGGGCTGCCGTGACCACACAGGGGGTGAGCGCTGTGAAAG GTGCATTGCTGGCTTCCACGGGGACCCTCGGCTGCCATATGGGGGCCAGTGccggccctgcccctgccctgaagGCCCTGGGAGCCGGCGGCACTTTGCTACCTCCTGCCATCGGGATGGGTACTCCCAGCAGATCATGTGCCACTGCAGGGCAGGCTACACGG GGCTGCGGTGCGAAGCTTGTGCCCCTGGGCACTTTGGGGACCCATCAAGGCCAGGTGGCCAGTGCCAACCGTGTGAATGCAGTGGAAACATTGATCCCACGGACCCTGATGCCTGTGATCCCCATACGGGGCAATGCCTGCGCTGCTTACACCACACAGAGGGGCCACACTGTGCCCactgcaagcctggcttccatggGCAGGCTGTCCGACAAAGCTGTCACC GCTGCACCTGCAACGTACTAGGCACAGATCCCCAGCAGTGCCCATCCTCTGACCAATGCAACTGTGACCCAAGCAGTGGGCAGTGCCCATGCCTCCCAAATGTCCAGGGCCTTAGCTGTGACCGTTGTGCCCCCAACTTCTGGAATCTCACCAGTGGCCGTGGTTGCCAGCCATGTGCCTGCCATCCAAGTCGAGCCAGAGGACCCACCTGCAACGAG TTCACAGGGCAGTGCCACTGCCATGCCGGATTTGGTGGGCAAACCTGTGCTGAGTGCCAGGAGCTTCACTGGGGAGACCCTGGGTTGCAGTGCCGTG CCTGTGATTGCGACCCTCGTGGGATAGACACACCTCAGTGTCATCGCTCCACAGGCCACTGCAGCTGCCGCCCAGGTGTATCTGGAGTACGCTGTGACCAGTGTGCCCGTGGCTTCACTGGTGTCTTTCCTGCCTGCCACCCCTGCCATGCATGCTTCGGTGACTGGGACCGAGTGGTGCAGGACTTGGCTGCCCGTACACGgcgcctggagcagagggtgCAGGAGCTGCAGCAGACGGGCGTGCTGGGTGCCTTTGAGAGTAGCTTCTGGCGCATACAGGAGAAGCTGGGCACTGTGCAGGGGATTGTGCGTGCCCGCAACACCTCAGCTGCCTCCACTGCACAGCTTGTGGAGGCCACAGAGGAGCTGCG GCGTCAGATTGGGGAGGCCACTGAGCGTCTGACCCAGCTGGAGGCAGAGCTGACAGCTGTGCAGGATGAGAACTTTAATGCCAACCATGCACTAAGCAGCTTGGAGAGAGACGGGCTTGCACTTAATCTCACACTGCGGCAGCTTGACCAGCATCTGGACCTCCTGAAGCATTCCAACTTCCTGG GTGCCTATGACAGCATCCGCCACGCGCATGGCCTGTCTGCAGAGGCAGAACGTCGTGCCAATACATCAGCCCTGACAGTGCCCAGCCCTGTGAGCAACTCAGCTAACACTCGGCACCGGACAGAGGTGCTGATGGGTGCCCAGAGGGAGGACTTTCACCGCAAGCACATGGCCAACCAGCGGGCACTGGGAGAGCTCTCCACCCGTGCTCACAGCCTGAGCCTGACAGGCATAAATGAACTG GTGTGTGGGGCCCCAGGGGACGCACCCTGCGCTACGAGCCCCTGTGGGGGTGCTGGCTGTCGGGACGAGGATGGGCAGCCCCGCTGCGGAGGCCTCAGCTGCAGTGGGGCAGTAGCCATGGCAGACCTGGCGCTGGGTCGAGCCCGGCACACACAGACAGAACTGCAGCGGGCACTGGCAGAAGGTGGTGGCATCCTCAGCCAGGTGGCAGAGACCCGTCGGCAGGCAGGCGAGGCACAGCAGCGAGCCCAGGAGGCCCTGGACAAGGCTAATGCTTCCAGGGGACAGGTGGAGCAGGCCAACCAGGAACTGCGGGAACTCATCCAGAGTGTGAAGGACTTCCTGAGCC AGGAAGGGGCTGATCCCGATAGCATTGAGGTGGTGGCCACAAGGGTGCTACAGCTCTCCATCCCAGCATCACCTGAGCAGATCCAGCACCTGGCTGGCGAGATTGCAGAGCGGGTCCGGAGCCTGGCAGATGTGGACACAATCCTAGCACGCACTGTGGGAGATGTGCATCGGGCAGAACGGCTACTACAAGATGCACAGCGGGCACG gaGCCGGGCTGAAGGTGAGAAACAGAAGGCAGAGACAGTACAGGCAGCGCTGGAGGAAGCCCAGCGGGCACAGGGTGCTGCTCATGGTGCTATCCAGGGGGCAGCGGTTGACACACGTGACACAGAACAGACCCTGCACCAG GTGCAGGAGAGGATGACAGGTGCAGAGCAAGCACTGAGCTCTGCGGGCGAGCGGGCTCAGCAACTGGATGGTCTCCTGGAGGCTCTGAAATTGAAACGAGCAGGAAATAGCCTGGCAGCCTCTAGTGCTGAAGAAACAGCAAGCAATGCCCAGGGACGTGCCAGGGAGGCTGAGAAG ATACTGGAGGGCCCACTAGGCGACCAATATCAAACAGTGAAGGCCCTGGCTGAGCGCAAGACCCAAGGTGTGCTGGCTGCGCAGGCGCGGGCAGAGCAACTGCGGGATGAGGCTCGGGGCTTGTTACAGGCGGCTCAGGACAAGCTGCAGCGGCTGCAAG AGCTGGAGGGCACCTATGAGCAGAACGAGCGAGCATTGGAAGGTAAAGCGGCCCAGCTGGATGGGCTGGAGGCCAGGATGCGCAGCGTACTTCAAGACATCAACTTGCAGGTCCAGATCTACAACACCTGCCAGTGA
- the KLHDC8B gene encoding kelch domain-containing protein 8B, whose product MATAGSQAFAWQVFPSMPTCRVYGTVAYQDGHLLVLGGCGRAGLPLDTAETLDMASHTWLALAPLPTARAGAAAVVLGKQVLMVGGVDEGQSPVAAVEAFLADEGRWERRATLPQAAMGIATVERDNMVYALGGMGSDTAPQAQVRVYEPRRDCWLSLPSMPTPCYGASTFLHGNKIYVLGGRQGKLPVTAFEAFDLETRTWTRHPSLPSRRAFAGCAMAEGSVFSLGGLQQPGPHNFYSRPHFVNTVEMFDLEHGSWTKLPRGLRMRDKRADFVVGSLGGHIVAVGGLGNQPCPLGSVEGFSLARRRWEALPTMPTARCSCSSLQAGPRLFVIGGVAQGPSQAVEALCLREGV is encoded by the exons ATGGCTACAGCAGGTAGCCAGGCCTTTGCTTGGCAGGTGTTTCCGTCCATGCCCACCTGCCGGGTGTATGGAACAGTGGCATACCAGGATGGGCATCTGCTAGTGTTGGGGGGCTGTGGCCGGGCTGGACTGCCCCTGGATACTGCTGAGACACTGGACATGGCCTCACATACATGGCTGGCACTGGCACCACTGCCCACTGCCCGGGCTGGCGCAGCTGCTGTGGTGCTAGGCAAGCAGGTGCTAATGGTCGGAGGAGTGGACGAGGGCCAGAGCCCAGTAGCTGCTGTGGAGGCCTTCTTGGCTGATGAGGGCCGTTGGGAGCGGCGGGCTACCCTCCCTCAGGCAGCCATGGGCATTGCAACTGTGGAGAGAG ATAATATGGTGTATGCTCTGGGGGGAATGGGCTCTGACACGGCCCCCCAGGCCCAAGTTCGGGTGTACGAGCCCCGCCGGGACTGCTGGCTTTCGCTACCTTCTATGCCCACACCCTGCTACGGGGCCTCCACTTTCCTGCATGGGAACAAGATCTACGTGTTGG GGGGCCGCCAGGGCAAGCTCCCAGTGACTGCTTTTGAGGCCTTTGACCTGGAGACCCGTACCTGGACCCGACACCCAAGCCTGCCCAGCCGCCGGGCCTTTGCTGGCTGTGCCATGGCCGAAGGCAGTGTCTTTAGCCTGGGTGGCTTGCAGCAGCCTGGACCCCACAATTTCTACTCCCGCCCACACTTTGTCAACACTGTGGAGATGTTTGACCTGGAGCATG GGTCCTGGACCAAGCTGCCCCGTGGCCTGCGCATGAGGGATAAGAGGGCTGACTTTGTGGTTGGCTCCCTTGGGGGCCACATCGTGGCTGTTGGGGGCCTTG GAAATCAGCCATGCCCTCTGGGCTCTGTGGAGGGCTTCAGCCTTGCGCGGAGGCGCTGGGAGGCACTGCCGACCATGCCCACAGCCCGCTGCTCCTGTTCTAGTCTGCAGGCTGGGCCCCGGCTCTTTGTCATTGGGGGTGTGGCGCAGGGTCCCAGCCAAGCTGTGGAGGCCTTGTGTCTGCGTGAGGGGGTCTGA
- the CCDC71 gene encoding coiled-coil domain-containing protein 71, with translation MSVVVQHVEEKAVHSWSRISTAGKKALEEALLVFNPMSQDLSATEAQLVAFLQGLRDDGFQPTILRSGDVYGYSSCTAKPPSQTKLQARAPTPATTSPPASAPRTAMRLPAGRATLLPMPLSGRLAKASTPALAKHATTNLLLSSLKQSSASRARGTAVGFPAHLYPGVYPAMRLSVVLEALVPLKTPVPSLGAKHKTQSLQLSLADSPLKLRKGPAKGQGNPQPRVPRKGTSKGPKCVVHRGPRSGPRQRTGPQHKICKAAGPLSSPRVKSVFALSTTTAPAKAAQALAKAACAQDKVAQTQAKAAKARAKAKAAQVRAKAMAARARAKAKAARIKAKAKAARARAKAKAARIKAKAKAVRAKAKAKAVRARAKAVRAKANVARTQPRGKGRLKVSVQARTARKGQKSLPETVGQKRKRAEEAKDLPPQKRTRLGPLSPKACLGPGTAKLLKFQAIKLDRRFSEDEVLRHAQRILCVNLSPVIRLQPLLPYSVS, from the coding sequence ATGAGTGTGGTGGTGCAGCATGTGGAGGAGAAAGCTGTACACTCTTGGTCGCGGATTTCCACGGCAGGGAAGAAAGCCCTGGAGGAGGCGCTGCTTGTCTTTAATCCTATGAGTCAGGATCTCAGTGCCACAGAGGCTCAGCTTGTGGCCTTCCTGCAGGGCCTACGGGATGATGGCTTCCAGCCGACTATCCTGCGCAGTGGTGATGTCTACGGCTATAGTTCATGCACAGCCAAACCCCCAAGCCAGACGAAGCTGCAGGCTCGTGCCCCCACCCCAGCTACCACATCCCCTCCAGCCAGTGCTCCCCGAACTGCTATGCGGTTGCCTGCAGGCCGGGCCACACTGCTTCCCATGCCATTGTCTGGCAGGCTGGCCAAAGCATCCACACCAGCCCTTGCCAAGCATGCTACCACCAACCTGCTGCTGAGTTCCCTGAAGCAGTCAAGTGCCAGCCGTGCCCGGGGTACAGCAGTGGGCTTTCCCGCCCACCTCTATCCAGGTGTCTACCCGGCCATGCGGCTCTCTGTTGTCCTTGAGGCCCTGGTTCCACTCAAGACTCCCGTGCCCAGCTTGGGTGCCAAGCACAAGACACAGTCACTGCAGCTTTCACTTGCGGACTCTCCCCTGAAGCTGCGGAAAGGTCCAGCAAAGGGGCAGGGGAACCCCCAGCCCAGAGTTCCCAGAAAAGGCACAAGCAAGGGCCCTAAGTGCGTAGTTCACAGAGGCCCCAGGTCTGGACCCCGACAGCGCACCGGGCCTCAGCACAAGATCTGCAAAGCTGCTGGACCCCTCAGTAGCCCACGAGTGAAAAGTGTCTTTGCTCTAAGTACCACAACAGCCCCGGCTAAGGCAGCTCAAGCACTGGCCAAAGCTGCCTGTGCCCAGGACAAGGTGGCTCAGACTCAGGCCAAAGCTGCCAAGGCTCGGGCAAAAGCTAAGGCAGCACAGGTCAGGGCCAAGGCCATGGCAGCACGGGCCAGGGCCAAAGCCAAGGCAGCACGGAtcaaggccaaggccaaggcaGCACGGGCCAGGGCCAAAGCCAAGGCAGCACGGATCAAGGCCAAAGCCAAGGCAGTCCGGGCCAAGGCCAAAGCCAAGGCAGTACGAGCCAGGGCCAAGGCAGTGCGGGCCAAGGCCAACGTGGCTCGGACCCAGCCCAGGGGCAAGGGCAGGCTGAAAGTATCCGTTCAGGCCAGGACTGCAAGGAAAGGCCAGAAGAGCCTCCCGGAGACTGTGGGGCAGAAGAGGAAAAGGGCTGAGGAGGCAAAAGATCTTCCTCCTCAGAAGAGAACACGGCTTGGTCCCCTGTCCCCTAAGGCATGTTTAGGTCCTGGAACAGCAAAGCTACTGAAATTCCAGGCCATCAAGTTGGACAGGCGGTTCTCGGAGGACGAGGTGCTGCGGCACGCTCAGCGTATCCTCTGTGTGAACCTCTCCCCTGTGATACGGCTTCAGCCGTTACTGCCATACTCGGTGTCCTGA